The following coding sequences lie in one Pecten maximus unplaced genomic scaffold, xPecMax1.1, whole genome shotgun sequence genomic window:
- the LOC117320094 gene encoding histone H2B: MAPKASGSKGAKKAATKAKANRGTDKKRRRKRRESYSIYIYKVLKQVHPDTGVSSKAMSIMNSFVNDIFERIAAEASRLAHYNKRSTITSREIQTAVRLLLPGELAKHAVSEGTKAVTKYTSSK, from the coding sequence ATGGCACCCAAAGCATCAGGATCGAAAGGAGCTAAGAAGGCCGCCACCAAGGCAAAGGCCAACCGTGGGACTGACAAGAAaaggaggaggaagaggagggAATCCTACAGCATCTACATCTACAAAGTGTTGAAACAGGTGCACCCCGACACCGGTGTGTCCAGCAAGGCCATGTCCATCATGAACAGCTTTGTCAACGACATCTTTGAGAGAATCGCCGCTGAGGCTTCCCGTCTCGCTCACTACAACAAGAGGTCCACCATCACCAGTCGGGAGATCCAGACCGCTGTCCGTCTCCTTCTGCCCGGTGAATTGGCCAAGCACGCTGTCAGTGAGGGAACCAAAGCTGTCACCAAGTACACCAGCTCCAAGTAA